In Paraburkholderia terrae, the following proteins share a genomic window:
- a CDS encoding enoyl-CoA hydratase-related protein has product MNNVVNASRQNARLVLTIDRPERRNALNAEVIGALQQALEGVKADETIGAVVLTGAGDEAFCAGADLGADAFAFDYATPTSAYADLLRTARTLDVPLVARVNGACMAGGMGLLAMCDLAIATPRAIFGLPEAKVGVFPMQVLAVLQAQVPQRWLAQMCLTGEPIDAARARDIGLVNEVADDLDGALERLLSRLLSNSPTALRRGLYAMKAMRSMSFEEAIAFAEGQIGLLAMTQDAREGLAAYKDKRKPQWTGK; this is encoded by the coding sequence ATGAACAACGTTGTCAATGCCAGCCGGCAGAACGCCCGGCTGGTGCTCACCATCGACCGCCCGGAGCGCAGAAATGCCCTCAATGCGGAAGTGATCGGCGCCTTGCAGCAAGCCTTGGAAGGCGTGAAGGCAGACGAGACGATCGGCGCCGTGGTGCTCACGGGCGCCGGGGACGAGGCGTTCTGCGCCGGCGCTGACCTGGGCGCAGATGCCTTCGCGTTCGACTACGCCACGCCGACCAGCGCCTATGCCGATCTGCTGCGCACGGCGCGCACGCTCGACGTACCGCTCGTCGCGCGGGTCAACGGCGCCTGCATGGCCGGCGGCATGGGCCTGCTCGCGATGTGCGATCTCGCCATCGCCACCCCGCGCGCGATCTTCGGCCTGCCCGAGGCGAAAGTCGGCGTCTTTCCGATGCAGGTGCTCGCCGTGCTGCAGGCCCAGGTGCCGCAGCGCTGGCTCGCGCAAATGTGCCTGACGGGCGAGCCGATCGACGCCGCGCGGGCCCGCGACATCGGCTTGGTCAACGAGGTGGCGGACGACCTCGACGGCGCACTTGAGCGCCTGCTGTCGCGCCTGCTTTCCAATTCGCCCACCGCGCTGCGGCGCGGCCTGTATGCGATGAAGGCGATGCGTTCGATGTCCTTTGAGGAGGCGATCGCATTCGCCGAAGGGCAGATCGGCCTGCTGGCGATGACGCAGGACGCGCGCGAGGGCCTGGCCGCATACAAGGACAAGAGGAAACCGCAATGGACCGGAAAGTGA
- a CDS encoding GntR family transcriptional regulator: MIKRNSQVDIKAERPELGAERGVAQYQRLASLLRHRIANGDYPLSTQLPSITQLANDFGVAVVSVRQAYELLSREGLIRSQRGVGTHVAALPAATGDIELAINDPFAAPKALSFEILEVRRRTLVPQELLGPNDSSADEYVCVRKLHTYSGEPFCYAEIYVPTSVFESLPKDIAKKRKLLAAVLDELGTRCKRVRQRLTVMPADFPLCDLLKMPFASPVAKMSRRLVDGKGKLLYAGVTWYRGDRYVSEIDFPVSVLKSMPGITEPQPDWPASASGAESSRLNLK; this comes from the coding sequence GTGATCAAGCGCAACAGTCAGGTCGACATCAAGGCGGAGCGACCGGAGCTGGGGGCCGAACGCGGCGTTGCACAATATCAGCGTTTGGCTTCCCTATTGAGGCATCGGATCGCGAACGGCGATTACCCGCTCAGCACGCAGCTGCCGTCAATCACGCAACTGGCAAACGACTTTGGAGTCGCCGTCGTCTCTGTCCGGCAAGCGTACGAGCTGCTTTCCAGGGAAGGGCTGATTCGCAGCCAGCGGGGTGTTGGCACCCACGTAGCCGCGCTGCCCGCCGCCACCGGTGACATCGAACTGGCGATCAACGATCCGTTCGCCGCGCCGAAAGCGCTTTCCTTCGAGATACTCGAAGTCCGGCGGCGCACTCTGGTGCCGCAGGAGTTGCTCGGGCCCAACGACTCGTCGGCCGATGAATACGTGTGCGTTCGTAAACTGCACACCTATTCCGGCGAGCCGTTCTGCTATGCCGAAATCTATGTGCCCACGTCGGTCTTCGAATCGCTGCCCAAGGACATCGCCAAGAAAAGGAAGCTGCTCGCCGCGGTGCTCGACGAACTGGGCACGCGCTGCAAACGCGTGCGGCAACGCCTAACTGTAATGCCCGCCGATTTTCCTCTGTGCGACTTGCTGAAAATGCCGTTCGCCTCCCCCGTCGCAAAAATGTCGCGGCGCCTGGTCGACGGCAAAGGCAAATTGCTGTACGCCGGTGTCACCTGGTATCGGGGCGACCGCTACGTTTCGGAGATTGACTTCCCCGTGTCCGTGTTGAAGAGCATGCCCGGGATCACCGAACCCCAACCGGACTGGCCGGCGAGCGCAAGCGGGGCTGAAAGCTCCCGCTTGAACCTCAAGTAA
- a CDS encoding CaiB/BaiF CoA transferase family protein has translation MENDSNQGGPLAGLRIIDITEVVMGPSATQMLADLGADVIKVEPPGGDMLRVVGPGGRSGAGPLFLNVNRNKRSIVLDLKRPAGKEALLKLAQTADALVYNVRPQAMKRLGLDYEAVRQMNARIIYVGTFGFSQRGRYADLRAFDDLIQAAVAIPEASVRAGSDVPRYAPLNLSDRATGLYAFGVICAALLARERTGRGQAVDVPMFETTAQMMLGDHLYGHTFVPPRGGFGYPRLLNPQRRPYATQDGLVCLVVYTDEQWKAFMRAVGEAERFESDPRFADGESRTQHVEALYQILSDQLKTKTTQQWRELLEPLGIPLLPAHTFESLMDDPHLRDIGFFQQLDHPTEGVLRTMAVPSEWPQTPLPPLRPPPLLGEHSAQVLGEAGYSPEQIRQMVETGVTQVTTAPGEVEVAT, from the coding sequence ATGGAAAACGACTCCAACCAAGGCGGGCCGCTCGCGGGCCTGCGCATCATCGACATCACCGAAGTCGTCATGGGACCTTCGGCCACGCAGATGCTGGCCGACCTGGGGGCCGATGTGATCAAGGTGGAACCGCCCGGCGGCGACATGCTGCGCGTCGTCGGGCCTGGCGGGCGCTCGGGTGCCGGCCCGCTGTTCCTCAATGTGAACCGCAACAAGCGCAGCATCGTGCTGGACCTGAAGCGCCCGGCCGGCAAGGAAGCGCTGCTGAAGCTGGCGCAGACGGCCGACGCGCTGGTCTACAACGTCCGACCGCAGGCGATGAAGCGCCTCGGGCTGGATTACGAGGCGGTGCGGCAGATGAACGCGCGCATCATCTATGTCGGCACCTTCGGCTTCAGCCAGCGCGGCCGCTATGCGGACTTGCGCGCCTTCGACGACCTGATCCAGGCGGCAGTCGCCATCCCCGAGGCCAGCGTACGGGCCGGTTCCGACGTGCCGCGCTATGCCCCGCTCAACCTCTCGGACCGGGCGACGGGCCTGTACGCCTTCGGCGTGATCTGCGCGGCGCTGCTCGCGCGCGAACGCACCGGCCGCGGGCAGGCGGTCGACGTGCCGATGTTCGAGACGACCGCGCAGATGATGCTGGGCGACCATCTGTACGGCCACACGTTCGTCCCGCCGCGCGGCGGCTTCGGCTATCCGCGGCTGCTCAACCCGCAGCGCAGGCCGTACGCCACGCAGGACGGCCTGGTGTGCCTCGTTGTCTACACCGACGAACAGTGGAAGGCCTTCATGCGCGCGGTCGGCGAGGCTGAGCGGTTCGAGAGCGACCCGCGGTTTGCCGATGGTGAATCGCGCACGCAGCATGTCGAGGCGCTGTACCAGATCCTCTCCGACCAGCTGAAAACGAAGACCACGCAGCAATGGCGCGAGCTGCTGGAGCCGCTCGGCATCCCGCTGTTGCCGGCGCACACCTTCGAGTCGCTGATGGACGATCCGCACCTGCGGGACATCGGGTTCTTCCAGCAGCTCGACCATCCCACCGAGGGCGTTCTGCGCACCATGGCCGTGCCGAGCGAGTGGCCGCAGACGCCGTTGCCGCCGCTGCGCCCGCCGCCGCTGCTGGGCGAGCACAGCGCGCAAGTGCTGGGCGAGGCGGGCTACTCCCCGGAGCAGATTCGCCAGATGGTCGAGACTGGCGTGACGCAAGTGACGACGGCACCGGGCGAAGTGGAGGTTGCAACATGA
- a CDS encoding acyl-CoA dehydrogenase family protein has protein sequence MNFDFSDDQLAIRDAVEALCAGFGADYWLERDRDGRWPSEFCDAVARGGWFGVTMPMEHGGAGLGIAAAAMVMRTIGKLGSAAVSSVHLNLFGPQPVVVFGTQEQKRRMLPPLIDGSHRACFGVTEPNVGSDTTRVRTFARRAGDRYVVHGQKVWTSTAQHANKILLVARTTPIEECARPMDGVTLFYTDLVRSQVRISEIEKMARKAVDSNELFIDGLEIPVEDRIGEEGQGFKYLLHGLNPERILVAAAALGAAQTALESATHYAKERVVFGRPIGKNQAIQHPLAECWMRLQSAELLMWKAAALYDAGKPCGVEATAAKYLAAEAGYETALRAVRTHGGFGFAKEYHVERGLRESVLPLLAPVTQELALCYVAEQALGLPKSY, from the coding sequence ATGAATTTCGATTTCTCCGACGACCAGCTGGCGATCCGCGACGCCGTCGAGGCCCTCTGCGCCGGCTTCGGCGCCGATTACTGGCTCGAGCGCGACCGCGACGGGCGCTGGCCCAGCGAGTTCTGCGACGCCGTTGCCCGCGGCGGGTGGTTCGGCGTGACGATGCCCATGGAGCACGGCGGCGCCGGTCTCGGAATAGCGGCGGCCGCGATGGTGATGCGCACCATTGGCAAGCTCGGCTCGGCGGCCGTGTCGTCGGTGCATCTGAACCTGTTCGGCCCGCAGCCGGTGGTCGTGTTCGGCACGCAGGAGCAGAAGCGGCGCATGCTGCCGCCGCTAATCGACGGCTCGCATCGCGCCTGCTTCGGCGTGACGGAGCCCAACGTCGGCTCCGATACCACCCGTGTCAGAACCTTCGCCCGCCGCGCCGGCGACCGCTATGTCGTGCATGGCCAGAAGGTCTGGACCTCGACCGCGCAGCATGCCAACAAGATCCTGCTGGTGGCGCGCACGACGCCGATCGAAGAATGCGCGCGGCCGATGGACGGCGTCACGCTGTTCTACACCGACCTCGTCCGCTCGCAGGTGCGCATCAGCGAGATCGAGAAGATGGCGCGCAAGGCCGTGGACTCGAACGAACTGTTCATCGACGGGCTGGAAATCCCTGTCGAGGATCGCATCGGCGAGGAAGGCCAGGGCTTCAAGTATCTGCTGCACGGCCTGAACCCGGAGCGCATCCTCGTCGCCGCTGCCGCGCTCGGTGCCGCGCAGACAGCACTCGAGAGTGCGACGCACTATGCCAAGGAACGCGTCGTGTTCGGGCGGCCGATCGGCAAGAACCAGGCGATCCAGCATCCGCTGGCCGAATGCTGGATGCGCCTGCAATCGGCAGAGCTGCTGATGTGGAAGGCCGCTGCGTTGTATGACGCGGGCAAGCCGTGCGGCGTCGAGGCCACTGCGGCCAAATACCTGGCTGCGGAGGCCGGCTATGAGACGGCTTTGCGCGCCGTCCGTACGCACGGCGGATTCGGTTTCGCCAAGGAGTACCACGTCGAGCGCGGCTTGCGCGAAAGCGTGCTGCCCCTGCTCGCGCCGGTGACGCAGGAGCTCGCGCTGTGCTACGTCGCCGAGCAGGCCCTCGGATTGCCGAAGTCGTATTGA
- a CDS encoding 2,4'-dihydroxyacetophenone dioxygenase family protein: MNARTLAQPTTSTGAPLPLPALPQDKLLTVNIEQIPLIRDVFPGIHIKPLRLDLERGEWVFMAIVEPGRSLPIHYHTGTAQVWTIQGCWMYREYPDQPQTAGSYLYEPGGSVHTFYTPEDNTEDTITIAWIEGAQVSFNEDGTFHSLNDAVSIRYAIEALAAARDIGPVPYIRGNGADVAGA; encoded by the coding sequence ATGAACGCAAGAACTCTCGCGCAGCCCACCACGTCCACCGGCGCCCCGCTGCCGCTGCCCGCCCTGCCCCAGGACAAGCTCCTGACCGTCAACATCGAGCAGATCCCGCTGATCAGGGATGTCTTTCCGGGCATCCACATCAAGCCGCTGCGCCTGGACCTGGAGCGCGGCGAGTGGGTCTTCATGGCCATCGTGGAACCCGGTCGCTCCCTGCCGATTCACTACCACACCGGTACGGCGCAGGTGTGGACGATCCAGGGCTGCTGGATGTATCGCGAGTACCCCGACCAGCCGCAGACGGCGGGCTCCTACCTGTACGAGCCCGGCGGCTCGGTGCACACCTTCTACACCCCCGAGGACAACACCGAGGACACCATCACCATCGCCTGGATCGAAGGCGCGCAAGTCAGCTTCAACGAGGACGGCACGTTCCACTCGCTCAATGACGCGGTCTCGATCCGGTACGCGATCGAGGCCCTCGCGGCGGCGCGCGACATCGGACCGGTGCCCTACATCCGCGGCAATGGCGCCGACGTGGCCGGTGCCTGA